The window cgtgtgtgtgtgtgtgtgtgtgtgtgtgtgtgtgtgtgtgtgtgtgtgtgtgtgtgtgtgtgtgtgtgtgtgtgtatgtgtgtggtgggGTGGGCGGGGcagtggagcagatggtagaacattggtgatgacatccaggatcttgtatttcgtgatgagggttgaaggttcgaccCTGGTGGAGgtgacactgtcgcagtttccttgagcaagaaactcacccacacttgcttctctctactcaggagtataaatgagtacctggtcattgactggggtggacatgaccgctggcttggcagcaacatcatgcagcagatgggtatgtgtgggccttggtttccagtcccagagctgtgtCATTGTCAGTTCCCCttgatgactctggccaagctccaggtggattgtagcacatggaggccctgtctctagaggtagggggagctatctccgcaactgacctcagggtcgacatcgaaagacgtggagggcttaacatttgtccattgtccatttgtgtgtgtgtgtgtgtgtgtgtgtgtgtgtgtgtgtgtgtgtgtgtgcgcacgtgcatgcatgcgtgtgtgcacatgcgtgcgtgggtgtgcaTACGTAATGGTGTATTGTATGCCTGTGGACATTGTTCTAACATAATGAATTATAGACATGTGttgtatttgttaatttaaGTCAAACTACATTTGCCTACCATCATGATGTTTGCACAAATGGCTTTTAGCCTTTCACACTTGCTTCTTTTGAAACTGAGCCGAGCCAACTCATGCCAGTGAGTCCAGCCAGCCTCCGTTCACACGACATTAAGAAAAAGCGAACCAGCTTacttagtgtgtgtgtgtctctaaGCTCTCTTGCTAGGCATGCTATCTATATACGGTTGTGTGTATATCAGAAATGCTCACGCTAAGTGATGTGAGAAAGTTTGGTTACATGAGTATGATGTGGAgtgagggtctggctatgcaagactacaGTTGGTTGCCATTCATACTGTAATCAAGCCGAGCTGTGCTAGTACGGCACGTTGACGTGTGCCTTTTCAGTGCAGCTCGGCTCGGCTCTTCCCATgttcacacactcacacaaacttCAAGAGTCCAACTTGTGCTTCTCGTGTTGGCCCGCCCATTGTGCAATTTACATTTTCACTGCAGCACTCTGTTTTAGCTTACGGCTCCTCTCAATCTTCTCGATGTTCCGGTGAATGCAGTAACTTCAAAGTTTGTTCGAACGTCAACGAACAAATTTCGCTGTCCCATTTTTTGTGTAACGGTAGGTGCAGCATTTTTATCAGTTCTCTAACGATAGTTGAAATCTTCGTTATATTAGTGGACACCAGAAGGACGGAGACTTATGACTGGAGCTTCAAGTGGAGAGTTCACTCTTTGGAATGGCCTCACATTCAACTTTGAAACTATTCTTCAAGTGTCTTGCtttattgttttcttgtgttttCTCTGTAACCGTAGTCATCTAATGTAGGCTCATGACTCTGCTGTGCGTACGATGGTATGGAGTCACACGGACACGTGGCTGGTGACAGCAGATCACAGTGGATTTGTGAAATACTGGCAAATCAATATGAACAATGTGCACATGTTTCAGGCACACAAAGAAGCGGTACGAGAAGCGAGGTACTTTTGttatatgttgttgttgttactgGTGTACGTCTCATGCCAAATGTTGTACTACATCTacaaatatttacaaaatttGCTGCCAACCAATTGAATTGAGCCAACATTATATTGTAATGTCTGCTTTAGTAAATTGGTTGACAGTATATTTTGTCaatatttaactaattaacagtTATAAGAATTGCTTGGGGCAACTTTGCTGATAGTAACATAATTGTGAACTTCGTGCCCACAATTGTTTAGTACATTTACTGACAAAGTACACCCACCAACATTATACAAACTGTTACAGAATACCTAATGCAGCAGAGTAAAGAAATGTCACATTGAAAGATGGAAATATAGCAGAAACGATCAATGTATTTGTCAATGTTTCCTGTGCATAAACAGTGACAAACCACAGCATTTCTCACCTTGTAACCCATTTGTTCACTTCCTGAGCTTTTTGGCAGGTGGTGTTTGAGGTGTTAATGTACATATCATAGTTTGtcaatgttgtgtgtgtgtgtgtgtgtgtgggtgagtgggcgagtggatgggtgggcgagtggatgggtgggcgagtggatgggtgggtgagtggatgggtgggtgagtggatGGGCGGCTGAGTGGATGGGCGGCTGAGTGGATGGGCGGGtgagtggatgggtgggtgagtggatgggtgggtgagtggatgggtgggtaagcgggtgtgcacatgtgcatcacctggcacacacacgtgcatccATACATGTGGTTTGGCAGCAACTTCTACCTGAAGAATGGTAGATATCACATGTCTCCCTTTCTGTTTGGGTTTGACTGGTACAGTTTAGTTTGTTTATCATGACATGATGTATTAATTAGGTTCCCCTCCTAACTTTACTTACTATAGCTTAATCCATATTTACATTCAGTTTCAGTCCTACGGATGCCAAGTTTGCTACTGGTTCAGATGATGGGACAGTTCGTGTCTGGGACTTTTTGAGGTCGGATGAAGAAAGAGTTATGAGAGGTGaatgtctttttgtttggtgatgtgattgttgtgttgtatttggtCTTGTGTTTTCAGGACATGGTTCTGATGTTAAATGTGTAGACTGGCATCCTCAGAGAGGTTTGATTGCGTCTGGTAGCAAGGACACACAACAACCAGTGAAACTGTGGGACCCCAAAACGGGATCTAGTCTCACCACATTGTAAGTTGGGCACAACTCGTGTcaatgtgtcactgtgtgtgtgtgtgtgtgtgtgtgtgtgtgtgtgtgtgtgtgtgtgtgtgtgtgtgtgtgagtgactGTGcgtgtcttctgtttgtttaggCTGTCCGTGAACACTTATGTGGTacttgtcttgtttgtgtgcttgcattGTGCTAGCATTTTTGTGATTGTAGAGTGCTTGCTTTACTGTTGTATATACATATTGATTGGCAGTACGATTAGTAATCAGTAGCCTACTAAACTAAAATTTCTCCTTCAAAGGCATGGACACAAGAGCACTGTAATGGAATGCAAGTGGAATATGAATGGCAACTGGTTGTTGACCGGCTCTCGAGACCACCTACTGAAAGTCTTCGACATTCGAATGATGAAAGAACTACAAACGTTTCGAGGTCACAAGAAAGAAGCCACAGGTACAGTCATCACAGAAAGTACCACAGGAATGACAATGATCATAACGTTTTGCTTTCAAGCTGTGGCATGGCATCCTATCCACGAATCTTTGTTTGCTAGTGGAGGGTCCGATGGTTCTATGATGTTTTGGGTAGTAGGGTAAGATGTAGTCTTagtattgttttgtgttgagtATGTTACATCATAGTTCCACGTTTGTAGATGTGAGAGAGAGATAGCCTCTATGGATAACGCACACGAAGGGATGGTGTGGAGTCTGGCTTGGCACCCGCTCGGTCACATACTCTGCTCCGGATCGAATGATCATACAAGCAAGTTCTGGACACGCAGCCGTCCTGGTGACCAACAGAAAGACCGTTGCAGTGCAGGTGTCGACGACGCAGACATACGTAAGACACTTACAAGCAGCAACGGCTATGTTGGTGTACATACTCAATTCATTTCCATCTAGATGTTGCTCCTTCGGCTGCTGATCATGCAGGTGATGCTAAAGATGAAGTGATCCCTGGCATCTCAGGCAGTGTCTTGTCTCCCCTGTCCAGTCCTCCGCCTTTCCTGATGGTCAACGACGGTCTTACAGGCGCCTCCAAGCAAGAAGGCAAACGAAAAGACTCACCGGCCTCGCTACTCCCGCCGTTCTTTCAACCTCCGCCGCCTCGATTGTTAGAAAAGGATCCGCGGGATCGACGGGATCTGCGCATGGACGACCACTTTATGCCTCCCGCGGAGCCTAGCATGTCTCCAAGAGAGGATCGGTCTTCCAGACGCAGGGGGGTGCGTGACTTCGAGTTCGGTGGGGAACGTGATTCGTCCTCCATGCCACCTGAAGACACTAGAGGTATGGAGCAACCACCATTTAGTAGGAGGCCACCTCTACTCGGTATGGCCCCTGATTTGGTGGGCCCCATGAGTGGAGGTCCGGGACCGCGTCAGTCGGGCGCGCAAATGCGCGGTCTCAATGATGACGACGAAATGGGTCGCTTCCGCGCGGGATATCCGCGGGAGGAAGAGGTGATGTCTAACGTGGCATCGACTGACGCACACTTTATGGGAGAACGACGCGAGTTTAGGCGTCCCGGTGGAGGAGAGCGTCAGCAAGGCGATTCTCATCTTCATGGTGATCGCCATCATGGTCAACCACCCGACAGACTCGAGTTCATGTcgcacagacatacacacggTGCTCACATTCTTCCCGATCGACGCCCTCCACTCATGCCAGACTATAGGCATGAAAGAGGATTTTATGACAGAGGGCCGTATCCGTTTGGTCCTCCTGGAGAGTTCCATGGAATGAGACCGCCTCACGGTGATGAGGACAGGGAAGTGAGACAAAGAGGAATGGAAGGGCACCAGTTTAGTCGAGAGCCAATGCACAGCAGGGAGCCGATGATGCACGGCAGAGAGCCAATGCACAGCAGGGAGCCGATGATGCACGGCAGAGAGCCAATGCCTGGTGGTCGAGAATCAATGCCTGGTAGAGAACCAATGCCTGGTAGGGAACCAATGACTGGTAGAGAGCCTACGCCTGGTAGAGAACCAATGCCTGGTAGAGAGCCTATGCCTGGTAGAGAGCCAATTCCTGGTAGAGAGCCAATTCCTGGTAGAGACAGAGAGTTGATGCCAGGCAGAGATAGAGAGTTGATGCCTGGAAGAGACAGAGAGTTGATGCCTGGTCGAGATAGAGAGCCAATGCCTAGTAGAGAGCTGATGTCTGGTGGTAGAGAGGCGATGGCTGGTCGACAACCCATGCCTGCTCGAGGACCGATACCTGGCAGGGAACCAATTCCTGGTCGAGAGCTGTTTGGTCGAGAACCAATGTCTGGTAGAGATCAAGGTCCTGGAAGAGAACCGGTACCTGGTAGGGAACAAGTGGCACGGCCAGAGCCTCTACTCTCAGGTCAAGAACCTATGCGGCATCCAGATCCGCGCATAGCCACGCAAGGGAAGAAACCTGAAGCGCGGCGAAGTAGCATGGAACGTCCACAAGGTCGCGAGCCCATGCCCGGTGGAGAACGAATTCCTCGTCGAGAACCGCTGCTGCACGTGCAGCAGCCGATAGCATCTCGCGAGCCCCTCATTCCAAGCCAGGAGATAAGAAGCAGTATGGCTAATCAACAACCAATGTCTGGACAGCATCGCAATGTGCCACCCAGTTTATCCCAGACGGGCCCAATGATGTCGGGCATGGCAGGCCCTCCTAGGGGTTATCCTGTTAGTTCTGGCCATACAAATGATCGAGATCAACGTCGCCAGTTTACACCCCCTGAAGATAGATCCAGGGGCCACCCTTGGCCTATGGATACTCAAGTTGATCCGGGATACCCTTTTCAGCCACAGTCACAGTCAGGCTTTGCTGGTGATCCACGAACTGGACAGCAGATGGGGTTTTATCCACGAAATGCTCTAGTGGGGAACCCTCGAGATCCCCGAGATAGACCGGAGCGACAGACTTGGCGTGGTAGAGAGGGACCCAGTGAGGACGGAAGAGGACGATTCGAATATCGGGAGAGGGAAAGAGAGTGGGAGCGAGATGGCGGCTACCACGAACGCGGAAGCGAGTGGGAACGAGAGCGGCAGCTTGATGGCGAAAGGCAACGAGAAAGGGAAAGACCGAGTGGTATGGATTACGGACAAGACAGCAGGGGAAAGTCTAGAGACAGAAAACGGCGTTGGGAGGAAGAACAGAAGGGTGACACACCTGTACCAGAGACCGGTAATGCCGGTCAGCAAGGACCGTTTAATCCACTTGAAAAACAAGGGTTCAGTTGACATGCAACTTAGGCACAGCTCGTTCGTCTTCCAACCCTTTAAGCCGAATCAGTTCCGTATATATGGTaactacatgcatgtacttggATTAGTCTCTGTATGTCATTCTATGCGTTGTTTTTCACGTATGTCAACTAACATGACCGACACATTGTCGGCACTGAACTTTCTCACAGCTTCTTCGGCCAGGATATGGCAAACGGCCTCGTGTCTTGCAGCTCTCTCATCTTCTGACTGGTAGTCCTCGCCTGTGACAACACATTCAACCGTTTGTAAACAATTAAGGAAACACAACTCACTTACTGCCTTGTAAGAGACTAATGAACACACCGCACAATGACAAAAACTGTATAATTGTTTAGAAAAATAAAACAGTCGAGCACACCTTGAATTGAAGTAGTACAGCGTGTCCcgtatacacaaacatatgGTATTGTTTTCCATTGTGCTGTGTGTTTAGCTCTACTGAGTCTCTTACATAGCTGCCGCAGCTATGAGCCTGTACTATATGTACAGATTcaaacatacaattgccttaCTTTTCATGTGTGAAGGCAGACTGAGGTCCGGATCCTAAAAGAAACCCTTACACCATCTGACAAGCGCCGAGTGCTGTAATCTCACCTTTAGTAACTCGCATACTCGCTTGACGGCCGCATCAGCACTGAAAGCTTTGAAGAGTCCGTCGCACGCTATCAAAATAAACCTTCAACAAACTCCGAATTAAACAAACCGGCGAATGATAATGACTGCGTGCAAGGTGACCCGCGGTTACCTGTCGTTAGTTGTGATATCAAACTTTGACACATCGGGTACGCACGTGACCCCGCAGTGTTTGAAACGGCCATCGCCGATTGAGCGTGAAACTTCGATGACGC of the Corticium candelabrum chromosome 7, ooCorCand1.1, whole genome shotgun sequence genome contains:
- the LOC134181684 gene encoding pre-mRNA 3' end processing protein WDR33-like isoform X1: MSYGGPPPFRGPRSRYPPHQTSLPHRSAPSAQQQGHVSMMDADESMMSDNKRTRKVVNRKTIDYNSSVLRGLEDRVWQRDHRDRRALQPNICYYGELTAPLNLLDVPVNAVTSKFVRTSTNKFRCPIFCVTWTPEGRRLMTGASSGEFTLWNGLTFNFETILQAHDSAVRTMVWSHTDTWLVTADHSGFVKYWQINMNNVHMFQAHKEAVREASFSPTDAKFATGSDDGTVRVWDFLRSDEERVMRGHGSDVKCVDWHPQRGLIASGSKDTQQPVKLWDPKTGSSLTTLHGHKSTVMECKWNMNGNWLLTGSRDHLLKVFDIRMMKELQTFRGHKKEATGTVITESTTGMTMIITFCFQAVAWHPIHESLFASGGSDGSMMFWVVGCEREIASMDNAHEGMVWSLAWHPLGHILCSGSNDHTSKFWTRSRPGDQQKDRCSAGVDDADIHVAPSAADHAGDAKDEVIPGISGSVLSPLSSPPPFLMVNDGLTGASKQEGKRKDSPASLLPPFFQPPPPRLLEKDPRDRRDLRMDDHFMPPAEPSMSPREDRSSRRRGVRDFEFGGERDSSSMPPEDTRGMEQPPFSRRPPLLGMAPDLVGPMSGGPGPRQSGAQMRGLNDDDEMGRFRAGYPREEEVMSNVASTDAHFMGERREFRRPGGGERQQGDSHLHGDRHHGQPPDRLEFMSHRHTHGAHILPDRRPPLMPDYRHERGFYDRGPYPFGPPGEFHGMRPPHGDEDREVRQRGMEGHQFSREPMHSREPMMHGREPMHSREPMMHGREPMPGGRESMPGREPMPGREPMTGREPTPGREPMPGREPMPGREPIPGREPIPGRDRELMPGRDRELMPGRDRELMPGRDREPMPSRELMSGGREAMAGRQPMPARGPIPGREPIPGRELFGREPMSGRDQGPGREPVPGREQVARPEPLLSGQEPMRHPDPRIATQGKKPEARRSSMERPQGREPMPGGERIPRREPLLHVQQPIASREPLIPSQEIRSSMANQQPMSGQHRNVPPSLSQTGPMMSGMAGPPRGYPVSSGHTNDRDQRRQFTPPEDRSRGHPWPMDTQVDPGYPFQPQSQSGFAGDPRTGQQMGFYPRNALVGNPRDPRDRPERQTWRGREGPSEDGRGRFEYREREREWERDGGYHERGSEWERERQLDGERQRERERPSGMDYGQDSRGKSRDRKRRWEEEQKGDTPVPETGNAGQQGPFNPLEKQGFS
- the LOC134181684 gene encoding pre-mRNA 3' end processing protein WDR33-like isoform X2, whose amino-acid sequence is MSYGGPPPFRGPRSRYPPHQTSLPHRSAPSAQQQGHVSMMDADESMMSDNKRTRKVVNRKTIDYNSSVLRGLEDRVWQRDHRDRRALQPNICYYGELTAPLNLLDVPVNAVTSKFVRTSTNKFRCPIFCVTWTPEGRRLMTGASSGEFTLWNGLTFNFETILQAHDSAVRTMVWSHTDTWLVTADHSGFVKYWQINMNNVHMFQAHKEAVREASFSPTDAKFATGSDDGTVRVWDFLRSDEERVMRGHGSDVKCVDWHPQRGLIASGSKDTQQPVKLWDPKTGSSLTTLHGHKSTVMECKWNMNGNWLLTGSRDHLLKVFDIRMMKELQTFRGHKKEATAVAWHPIHESLFASGGSDGSMMFWVVGCEREIASMDNAHEGMVWSLAWHPLGHILCSGSNDHTSKFWTRSRPGDQQKDRCSAGVDDADIHVAPSAADHAGDAKDEVIPGISGSVLSPLSSPPPFLMVNDGLTGASKQEGKRKDSPASLLPPFFQPPPPRLLEKDPRDRRDLRMDDHFMPPAEPSMSPREDRSSRRRGVRDFEFGGERDSSSMPPEDTRGMEQPPFSRRPPLLGMAPDLVGPMSGGPGPRQSGAQMRGLNDDDEMGRFRAGYPREEEVMSNVASTDAHFMGERREFRRPGGGERQQGDSHLHGDRHHGQPPDRLEFMSHRHTHGAHILPDRRPPLMPDYRHERGFYDRGPYPFGPPGEFHGMRPPHGDEDREVRQRGMEGHQFSREPMHSREPMMHGREPMHSREPMMHGREPMPGGRESMPGREPMPGREPMTGREPTPGREPMPGREPMPGREPIPGREPIPGRDRELMPGRDRELMPGRDRELMPGRDREPMPSRELMSGGREAMAGRQPMPARGPIPGREPIPGRELFGREPMSGRDQGPGREPVPGREQVARPEPLLSGQEPMRHPDPRIATQGKKPEARRSSMERPQGREPMPGGERIPRREPLLHVQQPIASREPLIPSQEIRSSMANQQPMSGQHRNVPPSLSQTGPMMSGMAGPPRGYPVSSGHTNDRDQRRQFTPPEDRSRGHPWPMDTQVDPGYPFQPQSQSGFAGDPRTGQQMGFYPRNALVGNPRDPRDRPERQTWRGREGPSEDGRGRFEYREREREWERDGGYHERGSEWERERQLDGERQRERERPSGMDYGQDSRGKSRDRKRRWEEEQKGDTPVPETGNAGQQGPFNPLEKQGFS